One Phaseolus vulgaris cultivar G19833 chromosome 11, P. vulgaris v2.0, whole genome shotgun sequence genomic window carries:
- the LOC137828842 gene encoding cysteine-rich receptor-like protein kinase 10, producing MEGKQLNVRSIYSFIFLFLLSFKPLVTEAQSPNYVGDDCNSTTTTSLSSAYKANLNSVLSWLSSDAATSKGYNHNSFGNNTPGADAAVYGLYDCRGDVSGYFCQFCVSTASREVLQRCSNRVSAIIWYDFCILRYSNENFFGNVTVDPSWNHSGPKNVSSVEEIQKGEGFMRSLIRKATVETNQLYYMDGFNLSSTQRRYGMVQCSRDLTNEGCSQCLEAMLAKVPKCCEHKLGWQVSTASCLIKYDDYIFYLFHNPASSVSVPDTQIAKQRSGSKAKLLIIGLSVLGAVALLCFSVYCFWFRKRTRSGRKTGGRIPDTIRLSSYHNVQTDETLNPDVPIIPLNTILQSTDNFSEASKLGEGGFGPVYKGTLPDGRKIAVKRLSESSGQGSEEFKNEVMFIAKLQHRNLVRLLACCLEEKEKILVYEYMTNASLDFHLFDERKKRQLDWKLRLSIIHGIAKGLLYLHEDSRLKVIHRDLKASNVLLDDEMNPKISDFGLARSFEKGQNQANTRRVMGTYGYMAPEYAMEGLFSVKSDVFSYGVLVLEIICGKKNSGFYLSECGQSLTLYAWKVWCAGKCLELMDPVLEECCVESEVVKCIHIGLLCVQEDAADRPTMSTVVVMLASDMMSLPKPNQPAFSVGRMTLDDASTSKSSKNLSINDVTVSNIFPR from the exons ATGGAGGGAAAACAACTGAATGTGAGATCaatatattcctttatttttctgtttttgctAAGCTTCAAACCACTTGTTACAGAGGCACAATCCCCCAACTATGTGGGAGATGACTGCAATTCCACCACCACAACATCTCTCAGCAGTGCATACAAAGCCAACCTTAACAGTGTCCTCTCATGGCTATCCTCAGATGCAGCCACAAGCAAAGGCTATAACCACAACAGCTTTGGCAACAACACCCCTGGTGCAGATGCTGCTGTGTATGGCCTCTATGATTGCCGTGGTGATGTTTCTGGATACTTTTGTCAGTTCTGTGTGTCCACTGCTTCCAGAGAAGTTCTTCAGCGCTGCTCCAACAGGGTATCTGCTATTATATGGTATGATTTCTGCATCTTAAGGTACTCAAATGAGAACTTCTTTGGGAATGTTACAGTAGACCCATCATGGAATCATTCTGGACCAAAAAATGTCTCTAGTGTGGAAGAGATTCAGAAGGGTGAGGGTTTTATGAGAAGTTTGATCAGAAAAGCTACTGTGGAGACCAACCAGTTGTACTACATGGATGGCTTCAATTTGAGCTCCACTCAGAGAAGGTATGGAATGGTTCAATGCAGTAGAGATCTCACAAATGAAGGGTGCAGCCAGTGTTTGGAGGCCATGTTAGCAAAAGTTCCCAAATGTTGTGAGCATAAGTTGGGGTGGCAAGTTTCCACTGCAAGTTGTCTCATAAAGTATGATGACTATATTTTCTACCTTTTTCACAATCCAGCATCTTCTGTTTCTGTGCCTGATACACAAATAG CCAAACAGAGGAGTGGTAGTAAGGCAAAACTATTGATCATTGGCTTAAGCGTGCTGGGGGCAGTAGCTTTGCTATGTTTCAGTGTTTATTGCTTCTGGTTCAGGAAAAGAACTAGAAGTGGAAGAAAAACAG GAGGGCGTATTCCTGACACCATTCGTCTGTCATCATATCACAATGTTCAAACAGATGAAACACTGAATCCAGACGTTCCTATAATCCCATTAAACACGATTCTACAAAGTACTGATAACTTTTCAGAAGCATCTAAGCTAGGGGAAGGTGGATTCGGCCCAGTTTACAAG GGAACTCTACCAGATGGAAGAAAAATTGCAGTGAAAAGACTCTCAGAATCTTCTGGTCAAGGGTCAGAAGAGTTCAAGAATGAAGTAATGTTTATAGCTAAATTGCAGCATCGCAACCTTGTAAGACTTTTGGCATGCTGCTTGGAGGAAAAAGAGAAGATTCTTGTATATGAGTATATGACCAATGCAAGTCTCGACTTTCACCTCTTTG atgaaagaaagaaaagacagCTGGATTGGAAACTAAGATTAAGCATTATACATGGCATAGCAAAAGGTCTCTTATATCTTCACGAGGATTCTAGACTCAAAGTTATTCATAGAGATCTCAAAGCTAGTAATGTTTTATTAGATGATGAGATGAATCCTAAAATATCAGATTTTGGATTGGCAAGATCATTTGAGAAAGGCCAGAACCAAGCAAATACAAGACGAGTAATGGGCACATA TGGATACATGGCTCCAGAGTACGCAATGGAAGGATTGTTTTCAGTGAAATCTGATGTTTTCAGTTATGGAGTTCTTGTTCTAGAAATCATTTGTGGCAAAAAGAACAGTGGATTCTATCTATCAGAATGTGGTCAAAGTCTTACACTATAT GCTTGGAAAGTTTGGTGTGCAGGAAAATGTTTGGAACTAATGGATCCAGTGTTGGAGGAATGTTGTGTGGAGAGTGAAGTTGTGAAGTGCATACACATTGGTCTGTTGTGTGTTCAAGAAGATGCAGCAGATAGACCAACAATGTCCACTGTGGTTGTAATGCTAGCAAGTGACATGATGTCTCTTCCAAAACCTAACCAACCAGCATTTTCAGTAGGAAGAATGACCTTAGACGATGCATCTACATCAAAAAGTTCCAAGAATCTTTCCATTAATGATGTCACTGTCTCTAACATTTTTCCAAGGTAA
- the LOC137826179 gene encoding uncharacterized protein yields MSPSVKSKPKSQEKASARAGKEQQKTSPKTYMSPTHGSGIPASPQNPILGTFQTPEASLVASSIRVHDSSHFLKVDEADEHSSSPQGTVSECDSVSISGSCSGESEESKEKVAVPNSSTRPDSVPGCDSDRREKIRLKNERKHQRQRERRAQELHDRCRGYLLSRKLESLAQQLVAMGFSFERATLALMLNDGKLEQSVSWLFEANEEHSQANDTTSLVSEGNLKIDITDELAQISALEVKYNCSKQEVERAIITCEGDLHNAENTLKTHKQEYPGNQSKSEDSGQSNNSQVRSQGLPAQPVSIQQRGSESDFNHYNKEGGSDSMFPDLETGNVHSLQPNHPNVTTERRWSGVPGSSPSSAMLAMSPSMQAVSPLMKMEAGLPIGVANEGRMIQQGLGREPVMMQHPQFTNAKQSSMVSLNSFPSGAAGWYVNSIPGVENVRSNGKLLQTQSVRSVSPNHLEQFCQTPYKEYSHFFGPAADYSSAGVGGFCKPMGASSAPPPSIPPPRHQGSWSMNAPSSPALAVPTSLGLFSGHQNAARTFSSHSHMDWNTGGLMPEFDYTSIDWSLNVPSSSGGPCLGISSLLRNSYGNRRSNPCMSGLQNVGMTRETSSSAGLREWTTPFAGKDLFSVPRQFVTSPPI; encoded by the coding sequence ATGTCTCCATCAGTGAAATCAAAACCCAAGTCCCAGGAGAAGGCCTCTGCACGGGCTGGTAAGGAACAGCAGAAGACTTCTCCAAAGACTTATATGTCTCCTACTCATGGTAGCGGCATTCCTGCTAGTCCACAAAATCCCATCTTGGGAACATTTCAAACTCCAGAAGCATCATTGGTTGCTTCCTCTATTCGAGTTCATGACAGCAGTCATTTCCTGAAAGTAGATGAAGCAGACGAGCATTCTAGTAGTCCTCAAGGAACCGTGTCTGAGTGTGATTCAGTTTCTATCAGTGGCAGCTGCTCTGGAGAGTCAGAAGAGTCTAAAGAGAAGGTAGCAGTACCAAACTCTTCTACGCGGCCTGATAGCGTACCTGGTTGTGATAGTGACAGGAGGGAGAAAATCCGTTTGAAGAATGAGAGGAAGCACCAGAGACAGAGGGAAAGGAGAGCTCAAGAGTTGCATGACCGTTGTCGTGGGTACCTACTGTCAAGAAAGCTAGAATCACTTGCACAGCAATTAGTGGCAATGGGGTTCTCTTTCGAACGAGCTACATTGGCCTTAATGTTAAATGATGGCAAATTAGAGCAATCAGTATCCTGGCTATTTGAAGCAAATGAAGAACATTCACAAGCTAATGATACTACCAGCCTTGTGAGTGAGGGTAATTTGAAAATTGACATAACTGATGAGCTTGCTCAGATATCTGCCTTGGAGGTCAAGTACAATTGTTCAAAGCAAGAAGTTGAAAGAGCAATTATTACTTGTGAAGGTGATCTTCATAACGCAGAAAATACCTTAAAAACACATAAGCAGGAATATCCTGGGAACCAATCCAAGTCCGAAGATTCCGGTCAAAGCAATAATAGTCAGGTGAGATCACAAGGATTGCCGGCACAGCCAGTTTCCATCCAGCAGAGAGGGAGTGAAAGTGACTTTAACCATTACAACAAGGAAGGTGGTTCTGATTCTATGTTCCCTGATCTTGAAACCGGGAATGTACATTCTCTACAACCGAACCATCCAAATGTAACGACCGAGAGAAGATGGAGCGGTGTTCCAGGATCAAGCCCTTCTTCTGCTATGTTAGCCATGTCACCATCCATGCAAGCAGTGTCCCCATTGATGAAAATGGAGGCTGGCCTGCCTATTGGTGTTGCAAACGAAGGAAGAATGATTCAACAAGGACTAGGAAGGGAGCCAGTGATGATGCAACATCCACAGTTCACAAATGCCAAACAAAGCTCTATGGTTTCTTTAAATTCCTTtccttcaggagcagcagggtgGTATGTAAATAGTATTCCAGGTGTTGAAAATGTGAGGTCAAATGGAAAGTTACTACAAACTCAAAGTGTAAGAAGTGTGAGTCCAAATCATTTGGAGCAATTTTGTCAAACTCCTTACAAAGAATATTCTCATTTCTTTGGACCAGCAGCAGATTACTCATCTGCTGGGGTGGGTGGTTTCTGCAAGCCAATGGGTGCATCATCAGCACCTCCACCTTCTATTCCTCCTCCTCGTCATCAAGGTTCATGGAGCATGAACGCCCCGTCGTCACCAGCACTCGCGGTGCCGACTTCCCTCGGACTATTTTCTGGTCATCAGAATGCAGCCAGAACATTCAGCTCACATTCACACATGGATTGGAACACTGGGGGCTTGATGCCAGAATTTGACTACACCAGCATAGATTGGAGTTTGAATGTGCCATCTTCTTCAGGTGGACCTTGTCTAGGGATCTCCTCATTGTTGAGAAACAGTTATGGAAATAGGAGAAGCAATCCCTGCATGAGTGGATTGCAAAATGTTGGCATGACTAGGGAAACTTCATCATCTGCAGGATTGAGAGAGTGGACCACTCCTTTTGCTGGGAAGGACTTGTTCAGTGTTCCTAGGCAGTTTGTTACCTCTCCTCCTATTTAG
- the LOC137809596 gene encoding mediator of RNA polymerase II transcription subunit 15a-like — protein MKPTAQQTNMQTVSRWKLPEFRKSFMKKCLEGLVKQSGLPLTRLSGVVQHLQRYEVKLNAAANNEVEYCHWLSQKVKEVLTQLMNAESKLCHSNSTASVEVFSAQEAGKSSNIDWKEQAYQKIQKMSSAYFSKVYVSYQQMNRALQQLGSSPQGSNTVILEKLRKKIKKTEFVLALFRMKKCQITTDIQKILDTIEDFIQASFFPKNVSSNQQGGKHLGDEKSRQQSDSSRSSISPLKIIEMKPSQQVLGTQNYHIRKDVSQENKLCLEEQQLKIIETKPSPQVLGTQNYPIWKDVSQQNKICLKEQQVKIIETKSSPQALGTQNYHIWKDVSQQNKICLKEQQVKIIETKSSQQALGTQNYHIWKDVSQQNKICLKEQQVKIIETKPSPQALGSQNYNTWKDVSQQNKICLKEQQVEKQYGNSTQHVNQVSIMKGPDNALQKQAQGSRKATEAFSVSVNSPGISSSPLTENCHKLKEISHKSSLTFDEPSAEVKHLLKVLSHISPEASRAALSEIREVVYLNDVMPTSEFLNGPPKMVQQQNQPGLFGQTGENLASNIEPFSQARYMTCHDFVPTGRKRSNSMNTVPSFYTSRISDSSCHSFNQLSDAEQPDWTSVTCKKKKPRIVGSHYYYKCRGIEHLFIDFRCL, from the exons ATGAAACCTACTGCACAACAAACCAACATGCAAACTGTCAGCAGGTGGAAATTGCCAGAGTTTCGTAAAAGTTTTATGAAGAAATG CTTGGAAGGCCTAGTGAAGCAAAGTGGTTTACCTTTAACACGTTTATCTGGGGTTGTTCAACATCTACAAAGATATGAGGTGAAACTGAATGCTGCTGCCAACAACGAG GTTGAGTACTGTCATTGGTTATCTCAAAAGGTAAAAGAAGTACTTACTCAACTAATGAATGCTGAATCCAAACTTTGTCATTCAAACTCCACTGCCTCAGTGGAAGTCTTCTCTGCTCAAG AAGCTggaaaatcatcaaatatagATTGGAAGGAACAGGCTTACCAAAAG ATTCAAAAGATGAGTAGTGCCtatttttcaaaagtttatgTCTCTTACCAACAGATGAATAGAGCACTTCAACAG CTTGGGTCTTCTCCTCAAGGATCAAATACAGttattttggaaaaactgagaaagaaaattaaaaaaacagaatttGTTTTGGCACTCTTCAGAATGAAGAAGTGCCAGATAACCACTGATATTCAGAAGATTCTAGACACAATAGAAGATTTTATACAAGCTAGTTTTTTCCCAAAGAATGTTTCTTCAAATCAGCAAGGAGGAAAACATTTAGGGGATGAGAAATCCAGGCAACAATCTGATTCATCACGTTCTAGTATTTCCCCATTGAAAATAATTGAAATGAAACCATCACAGCAAGTATTGGGAACACAGAACTATCATATACGGAAGGATGTTTCTCAGGAAAACAAGTTATGCTTAGAAGAGCAACaattgaaaataatagaaacgAAACCATCACCACAAGTATTGGGAACACAGAACTATCCTATATGGAAGGATGTTTCTCAGCAAAACAAGATATGCTTAAAAGAGCAGCAGGTGAAAATAATTGAAACAAAATCATCACCACAAGCATTGGGAACACAGAACTATCATATATGGAAGGATGTTTCTCAGCAAAACAAGATATGCTTAAAAGAGCAGCAGGTGAAAATAATTGAAACAAAATCATCACAACAAGCATTGGGAACACAGAACTATCATATATGGAAGGATGTTTCTCAGCAAAATAAGATATGCTTAAAAGAGCAGCAAGTGAAAATAATTGAAACGAAACCATCACCACAAGCATTGGGATCACAGAACTATAATACATGGAAGGATGTTTCTCAGCAAAACAAGATATGCTTAAAAGAGCAGCAAGTGGAAAAACAATATGGCAATTCCACACAGCATGTAAATCAAGTGTCTATCATGAAAG GCCCTGACAATGCCCTACAAAAGCAAGCCCAAGGTTCACGAAAAGCAACTGAAGCATTTAGTGTCAGTGTCAACAGTCCGGGGATTTCATCTTCACCCTTGACGGAAAACTGCCATAAGCTTAAAGAAATTTCTCATAAATCTTCGCTCACTTTTGATGAGCCAAGTGCTGAAGTGAAGCACCTTCTTAAAGTG TTATCCCACATATCACCTGAAGCATCGAGAGCAGCACTTAGTGAAATTAGAGAGGTTGTCTATTTGAATGATGTGATGCCAACTTCAGAGTTCTTAAATGGACCACCAAAGATGGTTCAACAACAAAACCAGCCAGGCCTCTTTGGACAAACTGGGGAAAATCTGGCATCAAATATTGAGCCATTTTCACAAGCTAGATATATGACTTGCCATGATTTTGTTCCAACTGGTAGGAAAAGGTCTAACAGCATGAATACAGTGCCTTCCTTTTACACTTCTAGAATTTCTGATAGTTCTTGCCACAGTTTCAACCAGTTGTCTGATGCCGAGCAACCTGACTGGACTTCAGTCACATGTAAAAAAAAGAAGCCTAGAATTGTG GGGTCTCACTACTACTATAAATGTAGAGGGATTGAACATCTTTTCATTGATTTCCGCTGTCTTTGA